The nucleotide sequence GAGTCCTGCGAGGCCGCGATCGGCGAGGGACTGCGGATCGTCAGCGACGAGACCTGGCGCGACACCCTGCACGAACCGGGGACGCCGGACGCGTCCGCCGGTACGGTCCTGCCCAGCCCGGCCGAGATGTTCCCGGACGACGTCACCGTCATCTGCGACACGGCGGGCGCGCTCACCCCCGCGGCCTGGCCCGCCGCCGTCGCCCGCTTCCCGGCGACCGCCGCCGGCGCCGCGCTGCGCGCCACGACCGTCGACATCCTCACCGCGCTCGGCGCGCTCGTCGCCGGGCCCGTCGCGGCAGCGGCGGCGTGGGCACTCGACGAGCCGGAGCCGGTACGGACCAGGGCGCGGGCAGCGGCCGCGCTGTACGGGCGGGCCGCGGTCGCCGCGCACCACGCGGTGCTCGTCTCCGGCGCGCTCGCCAGGCCGCCGCGCGCCGGCCGGCACCTCTACGCCGACCTCGGGCCGCTGCGCGAACGCCTGGCCGCGCTCGGTGTGTCCGACTCCATGGAGCTGGAGAGCCATCTGAGCCGGCGGCTCGGGACACCCGTACCCGGCGGCCACCGCTTCGGTGACGAACTGGGCGCGCTGCGCGTACGGCTGTCCACCGGGCCGCTGCTCGGGGCAACCCCGGAACAGCGCCTGGAGTCCCTCACCGCGGCGGCCCCGCTCGAACTGCCGTATGCCGCACACGCGCTGGACGAACTCGGCGCCGCCTTCGACGAACTGCGCTGACCCGACGAACCGTTGAACGGAGCCTGCGATGACGGAACAGGGCGAACAGACCGGTCTGCCGGACCGCACCGGCCTCACCGGCGCCCCGCCGCGCCCCGTCGGTGAACACCGGCTGTGGCCACGGTCCTTCGCCGACCGGCTGACCGCACCGCTGCCCGGCGTCCTCGGGATGGCGAGACTCGCCAGGGAAGGCGCGGTCAGACCGGGCGCCGACGGGCTCCGCGACATCCCGCACCTGCCCTACGCGCCGGGTCCGCTGCCCGTGGTGGACACCAGCACGGTCGCCGTCAGCTGGGCGGGGCACGCCAGTTGGGTGATCCGGGCCGGCGGCCTCACCGTCCTCACGGACCCCGTCTGGTCCCGCCGTATCTTCGGAACACCCGCCAGGATCACCCCCGTCGGGATCCCCTGGGACGACCTGCCCGCCGTCGACGCCGTCGTCATCAGCCACAACCACTACGACCACCTCGACGCACCGACGCTCAAACGGCTGCCGCGCGACACCCCGCTGTTCGTCCCCGCGGGGCTCGCCCGCTGGTGCAGGCGGCGCCGGTTCACCCGGGTCACCGAACTCGACTGGTGGGAGTCGGCCGAGCTGCCCGCCGCCGGCGGCGGCAGCGTCCGCTTCGACTTCGTACCGGCCCACCACTGGTCCAAGCGGTCCCTCACCGACACCTGCCGCACCCTGTGGGGCGGCTGGGTGATCGCTGACCCCAACGGCAGGCGGGTCTACTTCGCGGGAGACACCGGCTACGGCCACTGGTTCAAGGAGATCGGCGCCCGTCACCCCGACATCGACCTGGCGCTGCTGCCGATCGGCGCCTACGCGCCGCGCTGGTGGCTCAGCGACGTGCACACCGACCCCGAGGAAGCGGTCCAGGCGTGCGACGACCTCGGCGCCCGGAACATGGCCCCGATGCACTGGGCGACGTTCGTCCTCTCCGCCGAACCGGTGCTCGAACCGCTCACCCGGGTCAGAGCCGCCTGGGAGCGCACGGGGCGGCCACGCGAACAGCTCTGGGACCTCCCCGTCGGCGCCTCACGCCTGCTGGTGCCCTGACCCGGCCGGCCCTTCGGGTCCCTCCGCGTCCCCGGAAGGACCGCGCAGCTTGCGCCACAGCGTGGGCGCGGCGCTGAGCACGACCGTCAGTACCACGGCCGTCACCACGCCCTGCCAGGGCTCGGGGAAGAGCGAGCCGCCCAGGATCCCGATCAGCTGGTACGTCGCGGCCCAGGCCAGACAGGCCGGCACGTCGCCCCGGGCGAACCTGCGCATCGGCCACTTCGCCAGCAGGCACGCCAGCATCACCGGGATCCGTCCGGCCGGCACCAGACGTGACAGCACCAGCACCGCCACCCCGTGCTCCTGGAGCTTGGCCTGCGCCTGCTCCAACCGGTCGGGCGGGGCGTGCTCCCTGATCTTCTCCAGCCACCGGGAGCCGTTCTTCGAACCGACCCCGCGCCGCCCGAGCCAGTACAGCGCCATGTCGCCGAGGAAGGCGGCGAAGGCGGAGACCAGGAATATGTACAGCATCGACAGCGGGGCCGTCTGGTGGAAGGCCACCACGGCCGCCGAACTCACCACGGCCCCGGTCGGCACCACCGGCACCAGCGCCCCGAGCGTCACGAGCAGGAAGACCGACGGATAGCCGACCGCCTGCTGGGTCGACTCCGGTGGCAGCTGCGACATCAGCTGGTCGATCACCGGGCGACCTCCGGCCGCATGCTCTCGCCGTGCCGCAGCAGATGCACGGTCACGTCCGGCGCCAGCCGCGCCGCGCGCCGTACGAACTCGTCGCCCGGCGTGTAGAACTCGTG is from Streptomyces sp. NBC_00370 and encodes:
- a CDS encoding aminotransferase class I/II-fold pyridoxal phosphate-dependent enzyme codes for the protein MRRTVPGRGPVRFGPAAPDAGLPAPAELVAVCAAAAGRTGPEPPGGGRSLREAASGYWLRRGLPCDPDEVAAASGGQPLLLALLAAYGGDILLPRPCPAWWTPQARIVGRAAYHVPIPAECGGVPDPYALLETVRRVRAEGGSPGVLLLCPADDPTGTVAPPELVRESCEAAIGEGLRIVSDETWRDTLHEPGTPDASAGTVLPSPAEMFPDDVTVICDTAGALTPAAWPAAVARFPATAAGAALRATTVDILTALGALVAGPVAAAAAWALDEPEPVRTRARAAAALYGRAAVAAHHAVLVSGALARPPRAGRHLYADLGPLRERLAALGVSDSMELESHLSRRLGTPVPGGHRFGDELGALRVRLSTGPLLGATPEQRLESLTAAAPLELPYAAHALDELGAAFDELR
- a CDS encoding MBL fold metallo-hydrolase, whose product is MTEQGEQTGLPDRTGLTGAPPRPVGEHRLWPRSFADRLTAPLPGVLGMARLAREGAVRPGADGLRDIPHLPYAPGPLPVVDTSTVAVSWAGHASWVIRAGGLTVLTDPVWSRRIFGTPARITPVGIPWDDLPAVDAVVISHNHYDHLDAPTLKRLPRDTPLFVPAGLARWCRRRRFTRVTELDWWESAELPAAGGGSVRFDFVPAHHWSKRSLTDTCRTLWGGWVIADPNGRRVYFAGDTGYGHWFKEIGARHPDIDLALLPIGAYAPRWWLSDVHTDPEEAVQACDDLGARNMAPMHWATFVLSAEPVLEPLTRVRAAWERTGRPREQLWDLPVGASRLLVP
- a CDS encoding DedA family protein; the encoded protein is MSQLPPESTQQAVGYPSVFLLVTLGALVPVVPTGAVVSSAAVVAFHQTAPLSMLYIFLVSAFAAFLGDMALYWLGRRGVGSKNGSRWLEKIREHAPPDRLEQAQAKLQEHGVAVLVLSRLVPAGRIPVMLACLLAKWPMRRFARGDVPACLAWAATYQLIGILGGSLFPEPWQGVVTAVVLTVVLSAAPTLWRKLRGPSGDAEGPEGPAGSGHQQA